AACTTGACCTCTTCAAATGAAGTGCAGAGAAAAATACTATCTGGTTAAAAAACAGGAGCAGTACGCCCAAatcaaagagggaaaaaggaggaaaagcaacTTACAAAAGAGTCTGTTATATACCCAAAATTGATCTTCTGTCTTAAGAGAAACCAAGCCTTTACTTCTGCTCATGCAAGCAGTTCCATGGAGGCAAACAGGATTAACCTcatttttaagcaaatgaaaagtATGTTGTTATTTactccttccccctctccttgcCAAGATACGAATTTAAGAAGTTACTTAGCATCATTTACTGACAGACGTGGAGCTGTGCATGCCCCTGAGTTCAAGGGCATTCACGAAGTGAACAGGAAAATCACCCTGCCACAGCCGTGCGCATATCACCCACTACAATGACCACAAAGAAGGGCTGGCTACGAGTTTCACCAGCGATATTTGCCCATTTATTAAAAACGTCTTATGAAATACTTCTCTTCTGAGCGTATTctgcaggagagaaagaaaaagaaaaagcataaaacGCCTTGATCGGCTCAGACGAGATCCTCTGCCAGGGGAACCAGGCACCTCCTCCGGAGAGGGTTGCTGGCAGGAACCATCTAGCTGCCGTAACTGCAGCACATACCCGAAATTACTTGTTCCCTTCAGGCAGGGAAATTTTACACTGGTGCAACTTTGCCGGCAGCTCAGGCAGCAATTCCAGGTGTGACCCCACGCCAGACCTCTGCCCTGTGCGCTGATCGCAAACCCAGGAGCAGGGGGCTCGCCTTCTCTCCCCCGAGGGATGCTATGCAGGACAGCACCAGACAAAGACCTGGGGGCAGCAGCTCCGGCGTCGCGCCCTACGCCAGCGGCAGCACTTCACGCCGGAGACCAGCAAGCATGGCCGACTACTTGGCGAAGGGCAGGAGGTGGAGGACTCGAATCCCAAACCCCGCTGGAGCATGAAGAGCCCCTTCTGCTTTGGGGCGAGGGAGGTGCCCCTCGGGGGCAACGGGCATGACATCCTGGTGCCGCACGCAGCAGAGCCAAGCACGGGGACAAAAGACACGCGGGAGGACGCGCTGGACGCGTCCGCCCCTTGCTCCTCCAAGCTGCCCTGTGCATCCGCTGCACCTGCCTGAGAAGGCACCCCAGAGCAAAACACGTGTGCCCCTGTCTCCTTCCCACCAGTGACGCCAGGTCCTGGGGGGGAGACCCGTCACCCACAGGCCTGGCCAAGGTCAGCCGCAGGCGGGGCTTGACCCGCTGCCCTTTGGGGTTCCCACCCAAACACGCGCGCAGACACGCGCCCCGCCGCCACACGCGGGCAGAGCGAGAGCCCACGGACCCCCTACCTGCCCCTTGACCAAGCTGGCCGCAAACTGCCTCATGACGGCCTCCACGGTGTAGGCGCTGGACCAGCCGCGGGGGGTGAGCAGCTCCATGCAGATGGCTCCGCCGTCGAGGACGTAGCCGTTCTCCAGGCGGGGGCTGAGCACCCTCATGAAGGGCGGCGAGAAGGGGAAGTTGTCGGGGAAGGTGAGGTTGAGCAGGATGTACTCCGTGTTGGTCTCCTTCATGTCCTGCCACAGCACCGAGTCCTTGTCCACCTGGTGCAGCTTCACGTTCCAGTCGAAGAGGCTCTCGTCCACCAGCTCCACCGAGATGAAGCGGTCGCTGAGCCGGGCGATGTCCTGCAGCTCCTTCATCAGCCGCCGGGTCCGCACTTGCGTGCAGTGCTGCTGCCGGCCCGCGGGCGCCAGCGGCCCCGACCCCGACGGCAGCGGCACCAGCGGCGCCGGCCCCGACCCGcagccggagccggggccggggccggggccgggccgctgCGCCGCCTCCTTACCGGCGCCGGGCTCCCTGGCCGCCTCCCGGGGCTTCTCCCTGCCGCCGCCCGAGcgcggctgcgggggctgcTGCTTGGCGAGCTCCGGCGCCTTCTTGTTCTTgtggcccccggggctgctctcgctgctgctgctgctgcagccgccgccgccgcccccggggggGCCCTGCGGCTGCGgcttgttgctgctgttcttctgGTTGCCCCTGCCCCTGAGCGAGGagccctgctggctgctgctgcggtggtggtggtggtgcttgGGGTCCTCCGTGTCCCGGTTGTGCAGCCGGATCAGCCCGATTTTCCGCAGCAGAGTGGCCATGTTGCGCGCGGCTCTGGCTCTCCCTCTTGCCTTGATGGGTTGGTGGGGTTTTAGCAGCAGTATGATGAATTTAGAGCCCGGCTGGGCGGATTTGCTGCCGGCGGGCAGGGGGGGACGGCgctgggcgggcggcggggcccctcTCCCGGCGGTCCGGGCGCacggggcgcgggcggcggggggagaaaggcggcggcgctgccgcgGGGAGGGtgcgcggccccggccgccgctcAAACGCCTCCCCTCGCTAGGGCTGCGGCGGGCAGCATTGCAGCAGCGGGGCTGCTGCCGGGGACATCACGGCCCCGCTGCCGTGGCCATGATCCcgtgaaaagggaaaaggaaaaaaaaaaaaaaaaaaaaaaaaaagcccggggggggtgggggggggaggagggaaaaaaaaccaaaccacccgTAAGGGagagcccccctcccccccgcgcTCAGCGGGCGAGATGGCCTGCGCTGCAGATGGCTGCCCCCAGCACCTTCGGCTCGCAGCCGGCCGAGCCAATCCCCGGCGGCTCCCCGGCGGGCCGGTCCCCACGCCGCGCCGGGCGCCTCccccgccggggaggggggcagaggccggcagcggcagcccctgcccccgcGCTCTCCCGCAGCGGCGCGGCGCCCTCCGGCCCCTTTGTTCGGCGCCCACCCGCGGCTCCGGCCCCGCGGCTccggcggggggagaggggccgcTCGGCGCAGCCccctgccgcagcccccggcgctgccTACGCGCCTGGCGGCACCGGCGCTGCGGGcctcggcggggcggcggccggcggggggtggggggacacggggagccCGTcccgcagcgccgccgcccgcccgcgccgcgccgcgcccgcgcgctccgctccgccccgccccgcgctgcggcagcgcggggcagcgcggggcagCGCGCGCGGGCGCGGCCCTGCCGGCGAAGCGGGCCGGGGGCAGTGAcagcgccgggggggggcgggttgGGGCGCTGGGTTGGCCGCCGCCCCGGGAAGGACCCGCGGGTGCGTGGGTAGGGGGTATCGCGGGCCTGCGTGTGTGGTGGGGTGCGTCACCGCTCGGAGGGCTCGGACGTGAGGTGCCGTCGTGCTTCAGGCTTAGTGCACGCGTACGCGCGTGTAGGTAGCACATATAGAACGCAGGTGCGTAAAAACGGTAGGGTCGCGTGTAGGGGCGTGATTGCATTTAAGCGCATCTGTGTAGATGTACTTACTGCGCACGCATCTACCCACCTGAACACGTATAATAGCACCTGCAAGGCGTACACTTACAAACATCCATATGTAAACATGGTAAAAAAATAGgtataaatacatacatgtgCATacatttgcatgtgtgtgtatttctgtattttttgcgTTGGGAATGATGTGACCATCTTGGTTACTTCACAGCAGATACACGTACCCTGTCCCTCTCACACCGGCTCACCTCCAGACCGGGTAGGTCCATCCTCCTGGGACTCTGTGTagcacaggaaggaaaagctgaTTCCGAAAATCTCTGTGCCCACAGCCCTCTTTACCTTCagagactggaaaagaaaaaaaaaaacgcaatAAATGTTTTGGATTGGGCTGTAGCAAAGGCAAGGCCCAAAGCGTGATTACGTCTGTTGTGCCGAGGACATAAAGCAATGGGCAGCGTGTGCATATAGCAGCATTATATTCCGTAACGCCTTTCCCAAGCAAGCACCCCCTTCGCCAGGACTGGCCTAAAAGGCTGTCTTCCGTGTTTTTGAAAAGTGGCTTACGCTGGAAAAGGACTGCTGCACTTGTGCAAAGATCTCCAGAGAAAACCGGCTGGGTTTCTTGAAAGGTTATCTTCAAGGCACGTTACGTTTTCATCAAAAACTGGGTAACTGACTCGCTTCCAAAAAAATGTTGAGGTCGGTTCACTTctgagctttttttccctttcttcttcctgttaCTTAAAGCACTTAGTTTTACTGACAGGTCCATATTCAGCAGGTGACCAGCCACCAGTGACCATTATGTCAAACTAGATAGCGTGAAATGTAGTCTCTTTGCTGGGCTTTACAAATGGACCCAAACGATAGATCAGTCTGATTTACCACAGATTAAAAGGCTCGCcgtttttaaaagcaagatcCTAGAGGTagaattacatttgtttttcaaacgTGGCATAACTGAAGGCTCAAAATCATCTTAGTAAAATCATTGAGAAACCTTCTTACTACAAGGGTGttcataatttcatttattttctcagtttgcGCAATGCgcacaaagcacagaaataagtatttatttattttaagatcttACCTAATAATGTAGCAAATAAATTCACTCTACGGAACCTGTGTTTGAGGAGGTCACAACAAAGGTAAACTGAATGATGGGCCACATGGTATaaacgaggaggaggaggcacaGCACGACTCCATGGCCCcggcagggctgccctgtgTTGGCTGCCCCATGGTACTTCGGGACCGGTGGGATGGCCGCACTGTTCTTCAGCTCCTTTTgggggagcaggaggtgggggagTTGGAGGTGGAGGCCTTCTCCTCTTGCTCCCAGATGACCCTGTAGAGAAAGGTCAGGACATACTAGCGGAGCTGACCCACGTGTGATACCTGCTTCATCTCTCATTAGCCTGCtttgaagagaaggaagatgaagagcTGCGAGCTAACTGTAAATGATGGCCGAGGAAGCAGAGATGCCACAACGCTGTCCTTGTTTGCTCCTGCCCTCCGTGCTGTTGACCTGCCCGGTCCAAAAGCCTGTTGGTGTGATAACACTTGGGCTTGCTTTGATCCTTCCCTGTGTGCAGATACCCAGGGTTGGCTGCAGGAGGTGTTTGCTAAGTTTCCTACCCTGAGAAGATCTGCATGTGAAATGCTGTTGACAGAGTGTTTCCCGGGAGGTCAGAAGTCTTGGGGAACGTGAGGTGGGTGGGCGGAAGCGTCTGGGAATGTTCTGTCCACCTCATGTTCCTCTCCCACCTTCTTTCTCTCTATAGCCCACCCCACCTGAGGGAATGAGGAACCTCCAGTTTACAGGATATCGGAAAGTGTGTCCAAGCCTTCCCCTAGTAACCTTCTGGAGTGCCAGACATGCTGCCCACCCTGACCTATCGATGACCCATCCATGGAGCTGGGAAATTTCTGGAGTGCAGGCAAACTGCGTGCAGACATTTCATGGTGCGTGATGGTTGCAGATAACAAGTAATCTGTGCTTTGATGGGATAATGACTTGAGCAGGACTTGCAGGGGGAGAAGCTAAGGCACAGAAGGAAATTTCTGTTCCCCTTGTTAGCAGATGGAGCCGGGCACAGAGAAAGGTGATGGGACAGGTTGGGTGGCTCCTCCTGCTCTGGTGCAAGAACTTGAAGTCACAGAAACTTCACCTGCAGCTTCAGTCCTGGTGGGCGGTCAAGCAGAACAAGGCGTTCAGTGGTTGAATATCTAGCACAAGACAGGATGGTGGGGTACATATGCTGAACTGAACCAGAATGCCAATTAGCAACTTGAGCCTTTGTGTTGGCTACGTTaatgttttaaactgaaaggtCTCTGCATGGTGTTCCTGTGACAGTTGGCAGCAGGAGCCGCTATCATAAATTTAACATGAAGGAAGTTATTTACCTGTCTCATATGACTGCTGAGGTAGCTACCTAGCGGTGAAGCCATAAAAAAGAGCAAGGTCACTGCAAAGGGAGACCAGAGCAAAGCAGCCCCTCTGTGGTCTTCCACCATTGTTTTGCAAAATGGTATGAGATTAATGATGGAAGTGATGAGAAAGCTGTTTCAGCGATGTGGAAGGTGCAATAGGTGTGCCCGGCCAAACGGTGTTCTGCTGTGACAGGGGACTGCTCGGATCGTGCTGCAAGTAGTGAATCTGGTACAATCTGTGTCTGTACCGTCTGTAGGGTAAAAAAGCTGAAGTGATGCAGTGAACTCCTCTTTTTCATACCCAGGCTTCCTCAGCAAGGGAATTAGTTGGCTAGTCCAGGATGGACCCCGGATGGCTGCAAGTCTAGGGCCTTGAAGCAAAACAGGGAGTAAAACAGTTTGCAGGGGAGTCTCCTCCTGTATCATCTAGACTGTCCTCATCCACATATTCATTGactgacaaaaaaaatgaacaaatttgGTCCGTGATCTCTCTTTAAGGATTCCTCATCAATTCTTCTTCCATAGTATCTTACACAGTAGAAACATACCTATTAACTCTGTTCGCTATTACACATTCTCACCCATTTGCCAGGTGCAGGGGTCAAACTG
This sequence is a window from Pelecanus crispus isolate bPelCri1 chromosome 2, bPelCri1.pri, whole genome shotgun sequence. Protein-coding genes within it:
- the UBE2QL1 gene encoding ubiquitin-conjugating enzyme E2Q-like protein 1, with protein sequence MATLLRKIGLIRLHNRDTEDPKHHHHHRSSSQQGSSLRGRGNQKNSSNKPQPQGPPGGGGGGCSSSSSESSPGGHKNKKAPELAKQQPPQPRSGGGREKPREAAREPGAGKEAAQRPGPGPGPGSGCGSGPAPLVPLPSGSGPLAPAGRQQHCTQVRTRRLMKELQDIARLSDRFISVELVDESLFDWNVKLHQVDKDSVLWQDMKETNTEYILLNLTFPDNFPFSPPFMRVLSPRLENGYVLDGGAICMELLTPRGWSSAYTVEAVMRQFAASLVKGQGRICRKAGKSKKSFSRKEAEATFKSLVKTHEKYGWVTPPVSDG